Proteins encoded together in one Sphingomonas radiodurans window:
- a CDS encoding M3 family metallopeptidase: MTEAAAVRDPLLDESSLPFAAPAFDRITSEDFLPAFRTGIASARAEIDSIAGNAEPPTIDNTIVAMERAGAALARVRRIFWTLSSAQAVPAIRAIEAEVSAMMTEHGTAIAHDARLFARVDQLWEERTSLVLDEAQLRLLTASHRGFIDGGALLDPVRKERFATIQQELAALSTRFGQNVLAAAAEWSMHLSPEDCAGLPDAMLASTAKRAEADGLRGHVVTLSRGDVETFLSFAHRRDLRERIWRSFTDRGAAEPHDNRAVLAAILTLRQKMATLLGERSYADYALKETMAATPEAAEALLKRVWAPALERAAAEQSELQQLADRDGVSIAAWDWRYYAEQVRRDRYALDGAAVKTFLTLEGVRAAAFRVAGRLYGLQFDARKDLPTWHPDARAWAVTGRDGQAVGLLYTDFAARPEKHGGAWMGTLRVQEALDGPVRPIVYIVGNFAMREDGDAGLSIDESRTLFHEFGHALHALLSQVTYPSQAGTAVVRDFVEFPSKFMEHWIVDPSVLVELGVPAPLIDAIGRADEFGQGFATVEFVASAILDLALHRLPDPTDPIDYAEQLLGSLGLPDTIVPRHGLTHFTHIFDGGYASQYYSYLWAEVLDADAFEAFADDPFDQGLADRFAREILEQGDTRDPLASFIAFRGRPPREDALLRSRGLLPA, from the coding sequence TTGACTGAGGCAGCAGCGGTCCGCGATCCATTATTGGACGAAAGCTCCCTGCCCTTCGCCGCGCCCGCGTTCGACCGGATAACGTCCGAAGATTTCCTGCCAGCGTTCCGCACAGGCATCGCATCGGCGCGCGCCGAGATCGATTCGATCGCCGGCAACGCCGAACCGCCTACGATTGATAACACCATCGTTGCCATGGAGCGCGCCGGCGCTGCGCTGGCGCGGGTACGTCGGATCTTCTGGACGCTGTCGTCGGCGCAGGCGGTACCAGCGATCCGCGCAATCGAGGCCGAAGTTTCGGCGATGATGACCGAGCATGGCACCGCGATTGCGCACGATGCGAGGCTGTTCGCGCGCGTCGATCAGTTATGGGAGGAGCGCACGAGCCTCGTGCTTGACGAGGCGCAGCTTCGGCTACTGACCGCCAGCCACCGCGGGTTCATCGACGGCGGGGCGCTGCTCGACCCCGTCCGGAAGGAGCGCTTTGCCACTATCCAGCAGGAGTTAGCTGCACTCTCTACGCGCTTCGGCCAGAATGTTCTGGCGGCGGCCGCAGAATGGTCGATGCACCTGTCGCCGGAAGACTGCGCCGGGCTTCCCGACGCGATGCTGGCATCGACGGCAAAGCGCGCGGAGGCCGACGGCCTACGCGGCCACGTCGTCACGCTAAGCCGAGGCGACGTCGAGACTTTCCTTTCCTTCGCGCATCGACGCGATCTACGCGAGCGGATTTGGCGATCCTTCACTGACCGGGGCGCTGCCGAACCACACGACAATCGTGCCGTCCTCGCGGCGATCCTTACGCTGCGACAGAAAATGGCGACGCTGCTCGGCGAGCGGAGCTACGCCGACTATGCGCTGAAGGAAACGATGGCAGCGACGCCCGAAGCAGCGGAGGCTCTGTTGAAGCGGGTCTGGGCACCCGCGCTCGAACGTGCGGCCGCCGAGCAGTCCGAACTGCAGCAGCTCGCGGATCGCGACGGCGTATCGATCGCCGCCTGGGACTGGCGGTATTATGCCGAGCAGGTGAGGCGCGACCGATATGCGCTCGACGGCGCGGCGGTGAAGACCTTCCTAACTCTGGAGGGCGTGCGCGCGGCGGCGTTCCGGGTCGCCGGTCGACTGTACGGCCTGCAGTTTGATGCCCGTAAAGACCTTCCGACGTGGCACCCCGATGCTCGCGCCTGGGCAGTCACTGGTCGCGACGGACAGGCCGTCGGCCTGCTTTACACCGACTTTGCCGCTCGGCCCGAGAAGCATGGCGGCGCCTGGATGGGGACGCTGCGCGTGCAGGAGGCGCTCGACGGCCCGGTACGGCCGATCGTTTACATCGTCGGCAACTTCGCGATGCGGGAGGACGGCGATGCGGGGCTGTCGATCGACGAATCCCGAACGCTATTCCACGAGTTCGGACACGCGCTCCACGCGCTGCTGTCCCAAGTGACGTATCCGAGCCAGGCCGGGACGGCGGTGGTTCGCGACTTTGTCGAGTTTCCGAGCAAGTTCATGGAGCATTGGATCGTCGATCCTTCCGTCCTTGTGGAACTCGGCGTCCCAGCGCCGCTGATCGACGCGATCGGCCGGGCGGACGAATTTGGCCAGGGTTTTGCGACAGTTGAGTTCGTGGCGTCGGCGATCCTCGACCTTGCCCTGCACCGGCTGCCCGACCCGACCGATCCGATCGATTATGCGGAGCAATTACTTGGCTCGCTTGGGCTTCCCGATACAATCGTGCCGCGTCACGGGCTGACACACTTCACCCACATCTTCGACGGCGGCTACGCCAGTCAGTATTACAGCTATCTCTGGGCCGAAGTGCTCGATGCCGACGCATTCGAAGCCTTTGCCGATGACCCGTTCGACCAAGGCTTGGCAGACCGGTTCGCCCGCGAGATCCTCGAGCAGGGCGACACCCGGGACCCACTGGCGTCTTTCATAGCATTTCGTGGGCGGCCCCCGCGCGAAGATGCCCTGCTGCGTTCCCGTGGTCTGTTGCCTGCCTGA
- a CDS encoding transglutaminase-like domain-containing protein, which translates to MLIRAGYNISFDADASTPMMAMLSVHPSRHKDLRTPHRITTVPEVPVYDYLDTFGNVCTRVTVPEGGLTLSCDFVVEDSGLPDARSPDAIQHQIEDLPHDVLMFLLGSRYCETDRLSETAWSLFGHIAPGWERVQAIVAFTHNHIEFGYHHARSTKTAWDAHQEQQGVCRDFAHLAITLCRCMNIPARYCTGYLGDIGVPLSDAAMDFSAWFDVYLGGAWHTFDARHNTPRIGRILMARGRDATDTALTNVFGPASLARFEVHTDEVSSID; encoded by the coding sequence ATGCTGATCCGCGCTGGCTACAACATCAGTTTTGATGCAGACGCCTCGACGCCGATGATGGCGATGCTGAGCGTGCATCCATCGCGCCACAAGGACCTTCGCACCCCGCACCGGATCACCACGGTTCCCGAGGTGCCGGTATATGACTATCTCGACACGTTCGGAAACGTCTGCACGCGCGTGACGGTGCCCGAAGGCGGCCTGACGCTCAGTTGCGACTTCGTCGTCGAGGACAGCGGCCTTCCGGACGCTAGATCCCCCGACGCTATCCAGCACCAGATCGAGGATCTGCCCCACGACGTTCTGATGTTTCTGCTAGGCAGTCGCTATTGCGAGACCGACCGACTGTCCGAAACGGCCTGGTCGCTGTTCGGCCACATCGCGCCGGGCTGGGAGCGGGTGCAGGCGATCGTTGCGTTCACGCACAACCATATCGAGTTCGGCTATCATCACGCGCGATCCACCAAGACCGCGTGGGATGCCCATCAGGAGCAACAAGGCGTGTGCCGCGACTTTGCGCATCTCGCCATTACCCTGTGCCGCTGCATGAACATTCCCGCACGCTATTGCACGGGCTACCTCGGCGACATTGGCGTACCGCTGTCGGACGCGGCGATGGATTTCTCGGCCTGGTTCGACGTGTATCTCGGCGGCGCTTGGCACACCTTTGACGCGCGTCACAACACACCACGGATCGGACGCATTCTGATGGCGCGCGGGCGTGATGCGACGGATACTGCGCTCACCAACGTGTTTGGGCCGGCGTCACTCGCGCGCTTCGAAGTCCATACCGATGAAGTGTCATCGATTGACTGA
- a CDS encoding N-formylglutamate amidohydrolase, whose translation MASNGHRSIGSPLLTESDPSPVTIVNPAGRSPFLFIGDHAGNVIPSSLGTLGLSEADRRRHIAWDIGVDGLGVALAEELDAVFIRQTYSRLVIDCNRTPDAQDAMAPTSDGTHVPGNVALTPDDRAERVAAIHEPYHRVIADELSRRDAEGRAMVLVSLHSFTPVMRGGTPRPWQIGVLYYGGDTSFATVLLAALKRDSDLTVGDNEPYQMDQIDYTVPRHAYPTRRPYAELEIRQDLLGDQQAQRHWASLLKRALLTV comes from the coding sequence ATGGCATCGAACGGTCATCGTAGCATCGGGTCTCCGTTACTGACCGAGTCCGATCCGTCACCGGTGACGATCGTGAACCCGGCGGGTCGCTCGCCGTTTCTCTTCATCGGCGATCATGCCGGCAATGTCATCCCTTCTTCGTTGGGAACACTGGGACTTAGTGAGGCTGATCGACGCCGTCATATTGCCTGGGACATCGGGGTCGATGGTCTTGGCGTTGCTTTGGCCGAAGAGTTGGACGCCGTCTTCATCCGGCAAACCTATTCGCGCCTGGTCATCGACTGCAACCGTACGCCAGACGCTCAAGACGCCATGGCGCCGACGAGCGACGGCACGCACGTACCGGGCAACGTGGCGCTGACGCCCGATGATCGTGCCGAACGTGTGGCGGCTATCCACGAGCCGTATCACCGCGTCATTGCGGACGAACTGAGCCGGCGCGACGCCGAAGGACGGGCTATGGTGCTCGTGTCGCTCCACAGTTTCACGCCCGTAATGCGAGGCGGAACGCCACGCCCGTGGCAGATTGGCGTCCTTTACTATGGTGGTGACACGTCGTTCGCCACCGTCCTGTTGGCTGCCCTAAAGCGCGACTCGGATCTGACGGTCGGCGATAACGAGCCATACCAAATGGACCAGATCGACTACACTGTGCCGCGCCACGCCTATCCGACGCGGCGGCCCTATGCCGAGCTTGAGATCCGGCAGGATCTCCTCGGAGACCAGCAAGCGCAGCGGCATTGGGCTTCGCTTTTGAAGCGTGCGCTACTGACCGTATAG
- a CDS encoding transglutaminase family protein produces the protein MPFLTLSHVTTYTYKQPVSFGEHRIMVRPRESFDQHLLEATLTIDPEPSDVRWLQDVFGNAVAIATFTRHGSRLTIDSKVRVQHEPGDVQHVDIEEYARSYPFTYSSEEMPDLLRSIERQHLDPQREIDTWARRFLNLEGATDTLAMLTAMTTAIRREFTYVPRAEKGTQTPIETLRRRKGTCRDYAMLMIEAVRALGFAARFVSGYVYSPGGGRDSRKGGGNTHAWVRVYLPGSGWVEFDPTNGIVGSEGLIRVAIARDIYQAVPISGTYEGFPGSFLDMEVTVDITVDPPVPSHSPLTTASPVENREPIRC, from the coding sequence ATGCCATTCCTGACCCTCTCGCACGTTACGACCTATACCTACAAGCAACCGGTCTCGTTCGGCGAACACCGGATCATGGTCCGGCCGCGCGAGAGTTTCGACCAGCACCTGCTCGAGGCGACGCTGACGATCGACCCCGAGCCGAGCGATGTTCGCTGGCTGCAGGACGTCTTCGGTAACGCGGTTGCGATCGCAACCTTTACTCGCCACGGCAGTCGCTTGACGATCGACAGCAAGGTGCGGGTTCAGCACGAGCCCGGAGACGTCCAGCACGTCGACATCGAAGAATATGCCCGAAGCTATCCCTTCACTTACTCGTCCGAAGAAATGCCGGATTTGCTGCGCTCGATCGAACGACAGCATCTCGACCCCCAGCGCGAGATTGACACCTGGGCACGTCGATTTTTGAACCTCGAGGGCGCCACCGATACGCTCGCGATGCTGACCGCGATGACGACTGCGATCCGGCGTGAATTCACCTACGTTCCCCGCGCCGAGAAGGGCACCCAGACTCCGATCGAGACCCTGCGCCGCCGCAAGGGCACATGCCGCGACTATGCGATGCTGATGATCGAAGCGGTGCGTGCGCTGGGCTTCGCGGCGCGTTTCGTATCGGGGTATGTTTACAGCCCGGGCGGCGGGCGCGACTCGCGCAAGGGAGGTGGCAACACGCATGCCTGGGTGCGGGTCTATCTGCCGGGGTCCGGGTGGGTGGAATTCGACCCGACCAATGGCATCGTCGGCAGCGAAGGGCTGATCCGCGTCGCGATCGCGCGGGACATCTATCAAGCTGTCCCGATCTCCGGCACCTACGAAGGCTTTCCGGGAAGCTTCCTCGACATGGAAGTGACCGTCGACATCACCGTCGACCCACCCGTTCCGTCGCATTCCCCGCTAACGACCGCGTCGCCGGTCGAGAACCGAGAGCCTATCCGATGCTGA